The proteins below come from a single Necator americanus strain Aroian chromosome V, whole genome shotgun sequence genomic window:
- a CDS encoding hypothetical protein (NECATOR_CHRV.G19461.T2), which produces MSRKREHAVDCEMAKRGVWLVKVPRYLSDLWETNAGTDIGRLVIHQGANGKGDVKLKSRPGLVLPQSVSSTVKGPAQIPDEHSFILGDVLNQTMAVLAEDKTGLNEEAEIKSGRLSLEGRVVKRAECRPPASNSYLKMKIAQISNSGQPKKQVLQMEKAAVKFKPVAAHAEDMMRIKQKKEGAKTVRADRNVLMQALFHAFEKHQYYRLQDLQQLTQQPAGYVKELLTEIAVYNTAPPHKSMWELKPEYRDYAVQK; this is translated from the exons ATGTCTCGAAAACGTGAACATGCAGTGGATTGTGAAATGGCCAAACGCGGAGTATGGCTCGTAAAA GTGCCCCGGTACTTATCCGATCTTTGGGAGACAAATGCTGGTACTGATATTGGACGACTAGTGATACATCAGGGTGCAAACGGAAAAGGAGAT GTGAAGCTAAAATCACGTCCTGGTCTTGTATTACCACAATCGGTATCATCTACCGTTAAAG GCCCTGCGCAGATTCCTGATGAACATTCCTTCATTCTCGGTGATGTTCTAAATCAGACGATGGCAGTTCTGGCAGAAGACAAGACTGGTCTCAACGAAGAAGCAGAAATCAA GTCGGGTCGGTTATCACTCGAAGGGAGGGTTGTAAAACGTGCTGAATGTCGACCACCTGCCTCAAATAGTTATTTAAAGATGAAGATTGCTCAAATCTCTAACAGTGGACAACCCAAAAAGCAGGTTTTGCAGATGGAAAAG gcAGCTGTTAAGTTTAAACCTGTTGCTGCACATGCTGAAGACATGATGCGtatcaaacagaaaaaagaaggtgcCAAGACAGTGAGAGCTGACCGTAACGTACTAATGCAAGCGCTGTTCCATGCATTCGAAAAGCATCAATACTACAG attacaAGATTTACAGCAGTTGACACAGCAGCCTGCTGGGTACGTAAAAGAATTGTTGACTGAAATAGCTGTGTATAACACTGCACCACCTCATAAAAGCATGTGGGAGCTGAAGCCAGAATATCGAGATTATGCTGTACAGAAGTAA
- a CDS encoding hypothetical protein (NECATOR_CHRV.G19462.T2) codes for MHFMYVCIQAPLLHYRKLHKSYLSRMTPRRDYVDDVEEEDLRAYEVDGWRVGYEVVMNGVGFAEVREDSSDSDDESVDDSGETTEASPYPEYRTLPMQIEEPVAGNARTSKDSEEDYSHFENSNLSVSEVISAVDTNATPSITMEFEQCLRDSLSSSEISSHEEIPHMPTNITLDSEKIEAIRSAMSGLSLPPPPHMSR; via the exons ATGCATTTTATGTACGTTTGCATACAAGCTCCTCTTCTGCACTACAGGAAACTGCATAAG TCTTATCTTTCTCGAATGACTCCGCGTAGAGACTACGTCGATGACGTAGAGGAAGAAGATC TGAGAGCTTATGAAGTAGACGGATGGAGGGTCGGGTACGAAGTTGTGATGAACGGAGTCGGCTTCGCAGAAGTAAGAGAAG ACTCTTCTGATTCGGATGATGAATCAGTTGATGATAGTGGCGAAACAACAGAAGCATCTCCTTATCCTGAGTATCGAACGCTTCCAATGCAAATCGAGGAACCTGTCGCGGGAAATGCTCGTACCAGCAAAGATTCCGAAGAGGAT tactctcattttgaaaattcaaatttgtcAGTGAGTGAAGTCATATCCGCCGTGGATACTAATGCGACCCCTTCGATTACAATGGAGTTTGAGCAG TGTTTGCGAGACAGTTTATCCTCTTCGGAAATATCTTCCCATGAAGAAATTCCACATATGCCGACCAATATAACTTTGGACTCTG agaagatcGAAGCAATTCGCTCAGCAATGTCAGGATTAAGTCTCCCCCCTCCACCACATATG TCTCGCTAG
- a CDS encoding hypothetical protein (NECATOR_CHRV.G19460.T1) → MVEFVVNKKTILGRAGTIESWGRHFVKHATPSCMIYLRGGHIPHLTWEVAQNWLKLDQVPIYQLTLPSLIETSNVIGKFGKGAPTFCGMPKNSPVHLHITDPLGEMRSGFNDTKSIALFTKGGKKLLDAHWHREIIRSFLCDSYDTMLDYDAPKGSLNKRLAKGIERSKSFCDYLFGEDEDSAEGAVLISLGGGHSNYYRRKFAVDVGLSKKCDGYSVDLRGFVHGNEVDLGEIRELVEETFAPLPPGKLRFVAGPFDPAMVLHLSKLGFDLFDSSYAVKMAEEAKAIRLADDFPYSSRFELLDFNVDKYADDYDKLFQSCECYTCKNYTRMYLRHLTNTKELLGPILLVIHNMMEYHRMFSLIRTAIDDGDAV, encoded by the exons ATGGTGGAATTCGTCGTTAATAAGAAAACCATACTTGGAAGAGCAGGAACCATCGAATCATGGG GTCGTCACTTTGTGAAGCACGCCACGCCCTCATGCATGATCTACCTCCGAGGTGGTCACATACCACATCTCACTTGGGAGGTCGCGCAGAATTGGCTGAAACTCGATCAAGTTCCCATATATCAGTTAACGCTGCCATCCCT GATTGAGACGTCAAATGTGATCGGCAAATTTGGAAAAGGGGCTCCTACGTTCTGCGGAATGCCT aaaaactcCCCAGTTCATTTGCATATCACTGATCCTCTTGGAGAAATGAGGTCGGGATTCAATGATACGAAATCAATTGCTCTCTTCACAAAAGGCGGGAAGAAACTG CTTGACGCGCACTGGCATCGTGAAATTATCCGTAGTTTTCTGTGTGATTCCTACGACACAATGCTTGACTATGATGCACCAAAAGGGTCATTAAATAAGCGTCTAGCAAAAGGAATCGAGAGATCAAAGTCATTCTGTGATTATTTGTTTGGAGAAGATGAGGATAGCGCAGAG GGTGCGGTGTTGATTTCCTTAGGCGGTGGTCACAGTAACTATTATCGCCGAAAATTTGCTGTAGATGTAGGACTTAGCAAGAAATGCGATGGGTATTCT GTGGATCTACGGGGATTTGTGCATGGAAATGAAGTGGATCTTGGAGAAATACGAGAGCTGGTAGAGGAGACATTT GCCCCTTTGCCACCAGGTAAGCTTCGTTTTGTGGCTGGACCGTTCGATCCTGCAATGGTGCTGCATTTATCCAAACTAGGATTCGACTTGTTCGACTCGTCATATGCAGTGAAGATGGCCGAAGAG GCAAAAGCTATCCGGTTAGCGGACGATTTTCCGTATTCATCGCGCTTCGAGCTGCTAGATTTTAACGTAGACAA ATACGCTGACGACTACGACAAATTGTTCCAATCTTGTGAGTGTTATACTTGCAAGAATTACACCAGGATGTATCTGCGGCATTTGACGAACACCAAAGAGTTACTAGGACCAATTCTACTTGTAAT TCATAATATGATGGAATACCATCGCATGTTTTCCTTAATAAGGACGGCTATCGACGACGGAGATGCGGTTTGA
- a CDS encoding hypothetical protein (NECATOR_CHRV.G19461.T1), which produces MSRKREHAVDCEMAKRGVWLVKVPRYLSDLWETNAGTDIGRLVIHQGANGKGDPFVWTFIGIMRPEGGGVRVTVTRSFAHKIKKRREYRFSIPFQSRKVVISMRSLQFVFLLDSVLAVKLKSRPGLVLPQSVSSTVKGPAQIPDEHSFILGDVLNQTMAVLAEDKTGLNEEAEIKSGRLSLEGRVVKRAECRPPASNSYLKMKIAQISNSGQPKKQVLQMEKAAVKFKPVAAHAEDMMRIKQKKEGAKTVRADRNVLMQALFHAFEKHQYYRLQDLQQLTQQPAGYVKELLTEIAVYNTAPPHKSMWELKPEYRDYAVQK; this is translated from the exons ATGTCTCGAAAACGTGAACATGCAGTGGATTGTGAAATGGCCAAACGCGGAGTATGGCTCGTAAAA GTGCCCCGGTACTTATCCGATCTTTGGGAGACAAATGCTGGTACTGATATTGGACGACTAGTGATACATCAGGGTGCAAACGGAAAAGGAGAT CCTTTTGTCTGGACTTTCATCGGCATTATGCGCCCCGAGGGAGGAGGGGTCAGGGTTACGGTGACTCGAAGTTTCGCACACAAAATTAAGAAGAGGAGAGAATATCGCTTTTCGATTCCTTTCCAAAGTAG GAAAGTGGTTATATCAATGCGCTCccttcaattcgtttttctccTCGATAGCGTGCTTGCA GTGAAGCTAAAATCACGTCCTGGTCTTGTATTACCACAATCGGTATCATCTACCGTTAAAG GCCCTGCGCAGATTCCTGATGAACATTCCTTCATTCTCGGTGATGTTCTAAATCAGACGATGGCAGTTCTGGCAGAAGACAAGACTGGTCTCAACGAAGAAGCAGAAATCAA GTCGGGTCGGTTATCACTCGAAGGGAGGGTTGTAAAACGTGCTGAATGTCGACCACCTGCCTCAAATAGTTATTTAAAGATGAAGATTGCTCAAATCTCTAACAGTGGACAACCCAAAAAGCAGGTTTTGCAGATGGAAAAG gcAGCTGTTAAGTTTAAACCTGTTGCTGCACATGCTGAAGACATGATGCGtatcaaacagaaaaaagaaggtgcCAAGACAGTGAGAGCTGACCGTAACGTACTAATGCAAGCGCTGTTCCATGCATTCGAAAAGCATCAATACTACAG attacaAGATTTACAGCAGTTGACACAGCAGCCTGCTGGGTACGTAAAAGAATTGTTGACTGAAATAGCTGTGTATAACACTGCACCACCTCATAAAAGCATGTGGGAGCTGAAGCCAGAATATCGAGATTATGCTGTACAGAAGTAA
- a CDS encoding hypothetical protein (NECATOR_CHRV.G19462.T1): MTGPKDEEWRRNFDNMHLFMLDYGPGMSLGMQIPSQSSRHRRKNEKTNASQDLPPLRSMLPRSVRPCTFGGSYLSRMTPRRDYVDDVEEEDLRAYEVDGWRVGYEVVMNGVGFAEVREDSSDSDDESVDDSGETTEASPYPEYRTLPMQIEEPVAGNARTSKDSEEDYSHFENSNLSVSEVISAVDTNATPSITMEFEQCLRDSLSSSEISSHEEIPHMPTNITLDSEKIEAIRSAMSGLSLPPPPHMVNLDDNQLCEFIREKIEGSRV; this comes from the exons ATGACAGGTCCCAAAGACGAAGAATGGAGAAGGAATTTCGACAACATGCATTTATTCATGTTAGACTATGGACCAGGAATGAGCTTGGGCATgcagattccttcacaaa GCTCAAGGCATAgaaggaaaaacgagaaaacgaATGCCTCACAAGATTTGCCACCGCTTCGGAGTATGCTACCCAGGAGTGTACGACCATGTACTTTCGGTGGG TCTTATCTTTCTCGAATGACTCCGCGTAGAGACTACGTCGATGACGTAGAGGAAGAAGATC TGAGAGCTTATGAAGTAGACGGATGGAGGGTCGGGTACGAAGTTGTGATGAACGGAGTCGGCTTCGCAGAAGTAAGAGAAG ACTCTTCTGATTCGGATGATGAATCAGTTGATGATAGTGGCGAAACAACAGAAGCATCTCCTTATCCTGAGTATCGAACGCTTCCAATGCAAATCGAGGAACCTGTCGCGGGAAATGCTCGTACCAGCAAAGATTCCGAAGAGGAT tactctcattttgaaaattcaaatttgtcAGTGAGTGAAGTCATATCCGCCGTGGATACTAATGCGACCCCTTCGATTACAATGGAGTTTGAGCAG TGTTTGCGAGACAGTTTATCCTCTTCGGAAATATCTTCCCATGAAGAAATTCCACATATGCCGACCAATATAACTTTGGACTCTG agaagatcGAAGCAATTCGCTCAGCAATGTCAGGATTAAGTCTCCCCCCTCCACCACATATGGTTAATTTGGACGACAATCAACTTTGTGAAtttattagagaaaaaattgaaggctCCAGAGTTTAA
- a CDS encoding hypothetical protein (NECATOR_CHRV.G19463.T1), with protein sequence MKEGKRRKRKKLRKEESEKREGKFVRCLYSINEELYMKCTWSSIGNTSDRNRNLNFSQWMSYPQLIIVSFLDDFLNESGFQYDQVLKKVRLTRAIKDAALLHYEKRQEQNGPSS encoded by the exons atgaaggaaggaaagagaaggaaaagaaaaaagttgagaaaagaagaaagcgaaaaaagagaaggcaAATTTGTGAGATGTTTGTACAGCATTAATGAAG AACTATACATGAAGTGCACGTGGAGTTCTATCGGCAACACTAGCGACAGGAACAGAAACCTAAACTTTTCACAATGGATGTCATATCCTCAGCTTATAATTGTATCGTTTTTGGatgattttttgaatgaaagtgGATTCCAGTACGATCAAGtcttgaaaaaagtaagactTACAAGAGCAATAAAGGACGCGGCTCTACTACACTATGAGAAGAGACAG GAACAAAATGGACCCAGCTCTTAG
- a CDS encoding hypothetical protein (NECATOR_CHRV.G19462.T3) — MVRMITYMRQQKMTEGTPNDAKGKSYLSRMTPRRDYVDDVEEEDLRAYEVDGWRVGYEVVMNGVGFAEVREDSSDSDDESVDDSGETTEASPYPEYRTLPMQIEEPVAGNARTSKDSEEDYSHFENSNLSVSEVISAVDTNATPSITMEFEQCLRDSLSSSEISSHEEIPHMPTNITLDSEKIEAIRSAMSGLSLPPPPHMSR; from the exons atggttcgcatGATCACgtacatgcgacaacaaaaGATGACAGAAGGTACACCAAACGATGCCAAAGGGAAG TCTTATCTTTCTCGAATGACTCCGCGTAGAGACTACGTCGATGACGTAGAGGAAGAAGATC TGAGAGCTTATGAAGTAGACGGATGGAGGGTCGGGTACGAAGTTGTGATGAACGGAGTCGGCTTCGCAGAAGTAAGAGAAG ACTCTTCTGATTCGGATGATGAATCAGTTGATGATAGTGGCGAAACAACAGAAGCATCTCCTTATCCTGAGTATCGAACGCTTCCAATGCAAATCGAGGAACCTGTCGCGGGAAATGCTCGTACCAGCAAAGATTCCGAAGAGGAT tactctcattttgaaaattcaaatttgtcAGTGAGTGAAGTCATATCCGCCGTGGATACTAATGCGACCCCTTCGATTACAATGGAGTTTGAGCAG TGTTTGCGAGACAGTTTATCCTCTTCGGAAATATCTTCCCATGAAGAAATTCCACATATGCCGACCAATATAACTTTGGACTCTG agaagatcGAAGCAATTCGCTCAGCAATGTCAGGATTAAGTCTCCCCCCTCCACCACATATG TCTCGCTAG